The following proteins are encoded in a genomic region of Brachypodium distachyon strain Bd21 chromosome 1, Brachypodium_distachyon_v3.0, whole genome shotgun sequence:
- the LOC100834289 gene encoding 2'-deoxymugineic-acid 2'-dioxygenase, protein MENTGPLIHSTPSHASLPAAFVLAADKLPPASTAAAAAVSLPVVDLSLPRDEARRAVLAAGKDIGFFQVVNHGVPAETMRAMEELCEGFFRLPASEPGKAALLSEDKKKPNRLFSGVTYDTGGQKYWRDCLRIACPFPLDPSMINQWPDNPLGLRAVIEKFTVQTRSVGMEILKLLSEGTGLQPDYFCGDIAGGDVILNVNHYPPCPNPEKALGQPPHCDRNLITLLLPGSVNGLEVACNGDWIKVNPVDNAFVVNFGQQLEVVTNGLLKSVEHRAVTNSVKARTSVATFIMPTEDCVIGPDERFVNEENPVGYRTTVFSDFMRIYNVVNLGASLNLTTNLKDVQKEV, encoded by the exons ATGGAGAACACCGGGCCGCTGATCCACTCGACCCCGTCCCACGCTTCGCTCCCGGCCgccttcgtcctcgccgccgacaaGCTCCCGccggcctccaccgccgccgccgccgccgtctccctgcCCGTCGTCGATCTCTCCCTCCCCCGCGACGAggcccgccgcgccgtcctcgccgccggcaaagacaTCGGCTTCTTCCAG GTGGTGAACCATGGCGTGCCCGCGGAGACGATGCGGGCCATGGAGGAGCTGTGCGAGGGCTTCTTCCGGCTGCCGGCGTCGGAGCCGGGCAAGGCGGCGCTCTTGTcggaggacaagaagaagccCAACCGCCTCTTCTCCGGCGTCACCTACGACACCGGCGGCCAGAAGTACTGGCGCGACTGCCTCCGCATCGCCTGCCCTTTCCCCCTCGACCCCTCCATGATCAACCAATGGCCCGACAACCCCCTTGGCCTCAG GGCCGTGATTGAGAAGTTCACGGTTCAGACAAGATCCGTGGGGATGGAGATACTCAAGCTCCTAAGCGAAGGCACCGGTCTCCAGCCAGACTACTTCTGTGGCGacatcgccggcggcgacgtgaTCCTCAACGTCAACCACTACCCGCCATGCCCGAACCCGGAAAAAGCTCTCGGCCAGCCGCCTCACTGCGATCGGAACCTCATCACGCTCCTGCTCCCGGGATCCGTCAACGGGCTCGAGGTCGCCTGCAATGGCGACTGGATCAAAGTCAACCCCGTTGACAATGCCTTCGTTGTCAACTTCGGGCAGCAGCTGGAGGTTGTGACAAATGGCTTGCTCAAGAGCGTCGAGCACCGGGCGGTGACTAATTCGGTTAAGGCGCGGACGTCGGTGGCCACGTTCATCATGCCCACGGAGGACTGTGTTATTGGGCCGGATGAGAGGTTTGTTAACGAGGAGAACCCCGTGGGGTATCGGACCACTGTGTTCTCTGATTTCATGCGGATCTATAATGTTGTGAATTTGGGGGCCTCGCTCAATCTTACGACCAATCTCAAGGATGTTCAGAAAGAGGTGTGA